CACAAGTTCACAATAGAAAATTCTTGTGCGATTTGATTACCACTCGCTCGTTAACACTCGCGGTTCGCCAAGAAGCCTCCGGGCGAACCGCGAGTGTTAACGAGCGGGTGGAATTGCCCAATCAGGCCGACCGCTCGCATCACTTCAGCCACTTGTCGGCGAACTGCGTGAACGCCTTCCAGTCGTCGGGGGTCATGCTGTGTTTGCCCGCGCGAATGAAGTAGCCGAGGCGGTCGTCGCTCAGTTTGCCCTGCTCCGGCATTTTGTCCGCGACTGGCTTCGTGTCGCCGTAGAGCTTGTACGCGGGCGCGGCGGCGGTCAGCACATCGAACTGGCCGCTCGGGTTCGCCCACTGATCGTCCTCCGCGTTGGTGAGGAGCACCGGGCGCGGGGCACAGATCGCGACGAGGGCGTGCTGGTCGAACGGGATCTTGGTGGTGTCGCTGCCGAACGCGCGAAAGTGGCCGCAGAACCAGTGCGGGAACGCGGTCGTGATGCGCTTGACCGTTTCCGCCTTCTCGTTCTTGCTGCGGCTCGGTCCGGCCCCGCCGCACCCCGATTGGTGCGGGATCACCACCGCGATACGATCGTCAAACGCCCCGGCCAGCAGCGCGGTCTTGCCCAACCGCGAGTGCCCGACCACAGCAAGGCGTTTCGCGTCGATGCTCTTGTCGGTCACGAGGAAATCGACGGCGCGGTGGCACCCCCACGCCCACCACATAACGGTGGCCGTCTCGTCGAGCGGGGCGTCGCCCTTGTAAACGGGAAGCGTGGCCCGCATGCCCTCGCGCACGTCCGGGCGATCGGGCTGGATGTCGCCGCAATAAAACGTCGCGACCGCGTACCCCTTCTCGACGATCTGTTGCAGCGGCCACGTACTGGCCTGCTTCCCGCGGCCCGCGGCGGTCGCCTTGTTCGTACCCTTCTCGACGCCGGGGTAGTTGGCCGGAACCCACGCGGTCGGGATGCGCACCTTTTCGTGTGACGTGAGCAAGTGGTTCCCGCCGAAGTTCGGGCCGACGAAGCACGCGGCCGGTACCTTCCCGTTGGGCGTGGCGATCAGCAGGTAAATCTTCGGCCACTGCGATTCGCTGAAGCTCACCTCGACCTCGCGGAGCGTTCCCGCGCCGCCGAGCGCCTGTGTGTCCTCGAACAACACCTTCTCCGTCACCACGACCTTCACCGGTTCTGTCAAATGCGGGTAGCGGCCGTACATGTAGTGCTGGAACAGCTCCTTCAGTTCGGGGCGCCGTTTCTCTTCCCAGTCCTTTTTGCTGGTGATCTTGGTGCCGTCGCGCATCGCGAGCACGTCCGGGAATTCGGCGACCGATGGCAATTTGTCTGGTGGAGGTAGGGCCGCGGGCGTGGCAACGACAGTCATAACGAGGATTCCGAAGCCGGCGAGGGAGAGTCGCATCGGGAACGCGCTCCGACGAGGTGAGTGATTCAGAGGTTTTTCGCTCACTCTGAAACAAAGCGGGCCGGGGGTTGCCCCCGACCCGCACAGTATCCGACGCGACCCGAGCCCGCAACGGTCAGAACACCAGCCCCAAACCGCTGAAGATGACGAGCGGCTCCAGCCCGATCACTTCGAGCGGCAAGCTGAACGATTCGTTCACTTCGACGCGGATCGTTTTGCCGTCGTCGCGCGTCACAGTGAGATTGGGGAACAGGTGCCGGCTCAGTTCGTGCCCGTTCGGGACGAGGCCCACATCGATCGGGTCGAAATCGGTCTCGTTGTTCTCGCTGAACTGGTTCCGCAACCCGAGCGTGCTGACCAGGAGCGGCCCGACGCAGCACAGGTTCTGCACGGTGGACTTCGGGTTGCAGTATTGGAGCCCGCACCCGTCCTGCGGCATCTTCGCGAGGCGCTTGGCGGTCTCGGCCTCCGGCTTCCACTTTTCGATATCACCCTTCGTGCGGAAGATCACGCCCTGCACCGCTTGCGGGTGCCCGGCGATCACGAGCCACTCGCCCACGATCGCGTAGGTGGGAGTGATGACGCCGAACCCGCGTGCGTAGAACTCGCGCACCTCAACGCCTTTCACCATCTTCTTCCGCACCTTGATCGGACTATTAGCGACCGCTTCGAGGGCGCGCTGCACGCGGTCGGTCGCGGCCCGCACCTTCGCCGGGTCTTTGCACGACACGCAGACCACCGTACCGAACACCGACAGCCCTTCCGACGGGCTCTGGTACACCACGAACTTGTCGCCCAGGTGCGGCAGCAGATCGTCCTTCATCGAGATACCGAGGAACTTGTCCACCTCGCGCGCCATGAAGTCCTTGCGCGCCTTGATAACATCCGCAGGTGTTTGCTTCTTCCCCCCATCCTCGACCCCGAAATCCTCGTTCATCGTGAGGAAGTCGATGAGGCTCAGGCCCGCGTCGTAGGTCGCAGCCGGGTCGAGCCGGAGCGCGGAGAACCGGCTCACGTCCGGCGGCATCGGCGGCAGATCGTTTAGCCCGAAGGGTTGGTTCTTGAGCGCCTTCGCGAACCCCTTGCGCTCGCCGGGTACGTCGAACTCGTACACCGCACGCGACTCCTTGCCGTCGAACCCGGAGGTGAAGACGATCGCCTTCAGCCCGCCGATCCCGATCCCGTCGAGCCGCTCCTTCAACCCGGGCACGAACGGCCCCGCCAGACTCTTCGCGAGGCCGACGACTTTTTCGGTATCAACGAACCCGCGCGTGATCGTCTCGAACTCGCCCGTCTTCAGTGCGCGCTGGAACAGCGGGTGGCCAGTGATTCCGCCCTTCTTGGCGTTGGCTTCCATCTCCGTGATGATGGCCTCGGGCTTGCGCGTCCCGGTGTAGAAGACGAAGTGCTTGCCCTCGACCCACCACGCGACATTGAGATTAACCGGCCCTTCACCTTGCGGTACGTCCAGCCGGAACCCTTTTCGCCCCTTCACATTAAGCGATTCGATCTTGGTTTCGGCCTTGTGCATCAGGAGCCGGAGGGAGCCGAACAGCACTTCGGCCTTGTCACCCGAATCCGGCACGATGACGATCAACTGCGCGTCCGGCAGGATCGCGTCGGCGCTGGGCAACTTCCCGCTCAGCAGCCCGGTGAGCGCGCCGCCCACGCCCCGAATCGTCGGTGCGGCCTCGCGCACTTCCCCGGCGACGATCACACCCCGATCCGCGATGAGGTCGACGAACTTCTCGGCCGACTTCAGGTCGACGAGGTTCGATTTGAGTTCCGCCGGCGACTGACCGTCGAGCAGCGGGTCCGCGAGCACGGACGAGCCGATCAACTTCGGCCCCTTCGCGACCAGCGCGCGAACGCTGTCACCGGTCGGTCCGGCCATCACCGATCCCCAAACGGACTTCTTGTACGCCTCGTTGTGGGCCGTGATGCCATCCCAGCGCGCGTAAAACTGCGTCGTGGGCGGGAGAAGTCGCTCGGGCGCGGTAGCGGGCGACCCGTCCGCCGCGAAAGTCGGAGACGCGAAAGCCAGCGCGACCAGCGCCAGCGCGAGCGAACGGGGCATGGGAACTCCGATCCGGGAAGATGAACGGGTGAGAGGGTGAAGGGGCGAGAGGGTGAAGGGGCGAAACAGCGAGAGAAGAAAGATGAGACGACAGAAGCGTACTTCTGCCTTTCACCCATTCACCCTCTCGTTCTTCGCCCCTTCTCTTACATCTTCTCCATCGGCGGGGGCACGTCCTCTTTCACCGGAGGGGCGCCCGCTCCCGGAAGAGGCGCGTCGTCCGGGATGGCCCCGGGCGGGAGCGCGTTGCCAGACTTGCTCGGTCCCGAACCGGCCGGCGCCTTCTTCTTGCGGTCGATGAGCGGGAGCTTCTCGAACTTGTCGTCGAGCACGCCGCGGCTGTCCACTTCGAGCCAGTCGTCGAGCAGCGTGGCGTACACGCGGCGGAAATCGGTGTGGTACTTGATGTCGCCGTCGGTGAGGTCCGAGAGGCTCGGGTGCTTGCCCACCAGCCCACCGACCACCTGCGAACCGGCCAGGAACATGCACGAGCCGCTCCCGTGATCGGTCCCGCGGCTGCCGTTCTCCTTCACCCGGCGCCCGAACTCCGAGTACGTCATCACGGCGACGCGCTCCGAGTGCTCCGCTTGCAACCCGTTGAAGAAGTTGCCGATGGCGCTCGACAGTTCGCCGAGCAACTTCCCGTGCATCTCGGCCTGCCCGGAGTGCGTGTCGAAGCCACCGAGCTGGACGTAATAGAGCCGCGTGCCCAGTCCCTTCTGGATCAGGCGCCCGACGAGTCCGAGTTTGCCGCCGAGCGTGTTGAGGTCGTCCGGATCGCGCTGCACGACGCGACCGCCCACGAACTCGTTGGTCCGCCCCTGACCGCTGCCGCCCGCTTCGCGGAGCGCGTCGTCGATCTTCTTGAGGCTGGTGTACGTTTGGAGCTGGCGCTTCCGGACGAACGCCGCGAGGTCGGCCTTACCCGTGTCCTTCTCGCCGTTCAGGTCTTCGATGAGTGCCTTGCGGTTGGCCTGATTGCCCGTCAGTTGGAGCTTGAAGCTCGCGCGATCGGCGAGGCTGATGACGCCACCGTCCGCCCCCTGCATCGCGACGGGAAGGCGCTCGTTCCCGAGATACATGCCCGGGACGCCCGCGTCCTTGATGCTCATACCGGGGATGCTGCGTGCGAGCCAGCCACTCGTGTGCCCGCGCTTCGGGTCCGCGAGCTGCCAGATGTCCATGCTCTCGAAGTGCGAGCGGTCCGGGTTCGGGTACCCGACCCCCTGAAGCACCGCGAGTCGCTTTTCGTCGTACAGGCGCTTCAGCTCGTTCATGCGCGGGTGCAGCCCGTGGTAGTCGTCGAGCTTCTGCACTTCCTTCTTGCCGAACGCGAGCGTGGGGCGCGCCTTGTGGTAGAGGTCGTCGCCGTAGGGGGCGACGGTGTTCAGCCCGTCGTTCCCGCCGGTGAGTTCAATCACCACGAGAACGGTGTCCTTCTTCTTGTCTTCCTTCTCCGCAGCGCGCGCGGTCGAGGCGAGGAACTCCGGCACCACCCCACCGACAGCGAGCAGACTCGACGTGCCGAGGGTGGTCTTTAGGAAGTCGCGTCGGGTGGACATTGGCGAACCTCGGTGAAAGGGATTGGGCGAACGGCCGGCGTGAGCCGGCTGGTGAAAGCCGCGAGCGAAGGAGGCACAAACCCCTCGACCGGTGTGAACCGGCGGTTCGCCCTAGTTCAGTTGGTATTCCGGCAGACACATCATCGCGTGGTAGGCTTCGCGAACGCGCGCCTTGAACTCCGGCGAATCGAGTTTCACGTCTTTCGGGTCGAGCGGCTTGGGCGGCTCCGCCTTCTTGGGCTTGGGGTCGGGTTCCGATTTGGCCTTTGGCCCGTCCGCCGATTTAGCCTCGGGAGGAGTTGGCCCCTTACTCTTCGGCTTCGGCCCCTTCGGGGCCGCGGGCGCAGCGCCCGCCGCGGGGCCGGGTGTCAGCAGGAACGTTTCGAGCTTCTTGACCTGCGCGGGCGCGGCCGCTTCGCCGTAGAGCAAAGTGCTCATTTGCTTCACGACCGCCGCAATATCCTTGGGATTCGCGGCGAAGATCGCGGTGCAGATGTCGTGCTTCGCTTCCGGAGCCGGCGGCGGAGCGGGCTCGCTCGGAGGGGCGTCCACTTTCGTCGGCTCGGCGACGAACCCGAACTGCTGTTGCGGACGCGGGCGCCCGTTGCGGCTCCACTCGCCGACCGCGACCTTCTCCGCGAAGTTGTTCCGCGCGAGCAGCGTCGCGCTGTTCAGCCAGTCGGTCCCGGTGCGCCAGCCCTTCACGTTCGGCGGGGCGAACAGTGCCTGGCCCATCTTCGCGAGCGGATCGACCACGTCGGAGAGTGGGATGCGTTCGCCGACCGCGCTGCGGACCGCGCCCAGCGCGCACTCGACCGGCCACTTCACGCACTTGTGGTAAGCGTGCTCGCTGAAGAACAACCGCGAACCGAGGATCGTCTTCACAAGGGCCGCGATGTCGTAGTCCGATTTGCGGAACTGGTCCGCGAGCGGTGCCAGCAGCGCCTTCGGCGGGGGCGTTTCGCTCACGAGGAACGAGTAGAGCTTCGACACCAGGAACTGCGCACACGCTTGCTGATCGCAGCAGAGGCGAACGACGTCTTCACCTGTCCACTTGCCCATTTTCCCGAAGACCGTCTTGTTGCCCTCGTCGTGCAGTTCGTGGTTAAACTCGAACTTCAGCACCTCGGCGTCGTGATGCCAGCCGGTGAGCGCACGGGCCGCTTCCTGGATGTCCTTCTCGGTGTAATTGCCGACGCCGAGCGAGAACAACTCCATCACCTCGCGGGCGTAGTTCTCGTTGGGGGCGCCCTTCACGTTGCGGTTGGAGTCGAGCCACACCAGCATGGCCGTGTCCCTGCTCATGTCGAGCAAGAACGGCCGGAACTTGCCGAGCGCGTGCTTCCGGATGGTGACGTTCTGCTCGTACATCAGCTTCGTGCTGCGCACCTTCGCGTAGCTGGTGGCGAAGTGGTTGTGCCAGAACAGCGCCAGCTTCTCGCGCAGCGGGTACCCGCCCTCCGTCATCGCGTAGAGCCACCACACGCGGAGACTCACCGGTTCGGTGTAATACTTGCCTGTTTCGGTGAGCAGTTCGAGGCGGTCGGCCGCGTCCGCGTCCCCCGTCATGAAGTGCGAGAGAGTTTTGTTCAAACCCTCAGCGAGGGCCTTGTCCGTTTCGGCGGGCGTGGCGCCGAACCCGGCGCGGCGGAAGAGGTGCGCGACCCACTTGCGGTTCCACTCGCCGTTGGCCGGTTTCCACGGCGCCCACGCCTCACGCGGATCGACCTTGGCCAAATCGGAGGGGAGGGCTTCCGCCATGAGCGTGCTCCGAGAAGCAACCGGCGCTCGGCCGGTCGGGGGATCGGACTGGCGACCGCATTATTGCCGCCGGGGAGCGGACTTCAAGTTCCAAGTTGCGGGTTCCGTGTTTCGCGCGCGGGATCGAAACAAAGTAATTCGCGTCACTTCTTGAACTTGGAGTTCGGAACCCGGGGCGCGAATTCTGGAACTATTGCTTCTTCGCTTTCGCTTCGGCTTCCTTGGTGTACTTTTCCGGATTCTCTTTGAACTCGTCGCGGCACCCGGAGCAGCACACCCAGTAGTCCTTGCCTTTGTAGCTCACCTTCATCGTGCCCAACCCGCCGCTGACAATGCACTCCGGCCCCTTCGTGGTGGCCGCGAACGGTTCGCCCTCTTTGGTCGCACCCACCTGGTACTTCTTGCTGTAGGCGACTGTCGTTCCTGCCGGGCGCGTTTCCAATCGGTAAAGATGACGATTGCTGTGCAGCAGACTGAAGACGAGGCGCTGATCCTCGGTGGCTGGCCCGTCGGTGCGCGCAAGCGTGAGCACTTTGTCTTTGTCCGTCAACCCGCCGACGAACGTCGCGGTGGACTTATCCGCGGCCGTCAGCGTGAGAGTGAATCGCGGCGCGGTGGCCTTCGCGTCCTTATCTGGGGTGTAGCGCAACTCGCCCTTCGTGAAGTGCTTCCCCTTCTTGAACGTAACCGCCAGCCACGCATCCTGATCCTTGAACTTCCACTCCCACGCGACCGTTTCTTCCCACGCGCCGGCCGCGCGTTCCTCTTTCGTGCCCTCGGGCATTCCGCTTCCCTTCCAGGAACCGACTAACAGATTAAACGGCTGAAGCGCCTCCTTGGGGGCAACCGTTTTCGCCGGGTCACACTGGTCGCTCGGGGCTGGCTCAAAATGGCCCACAGGGTGGTCAGAAATGACACAGCTAACCACCAGCAGAATCGCGGTGAGCATGCCGGCTCCCAAGGTGTGGAAACGACGGAGTCCCCGGGTGGTTCTCCGGAATGACGACGCGGACGGCCAGGGATTTCAAACAGGTGAAAGAAAGAAAGCCCGCGCGACGGCGCGGGCATTCATTTCTCATTGAAGAGAACTGTTGAGGCGAATGGCGTGCGGAGTTTGTGTAACCAACAGCGCGATCAGCAACCTAGCGCGGCTTGCGCGGCAGCCGGTACTTGCTCAGTTTCCCGAGCGGTGGCACCGTAGCCGGCGCCACTTGCGGCACGCCAACCGGAGCCGTGCTGATCGTGGTCGTGTCCGGACCGCTGCTAATCATCGTGTTCTGGGAGTCCATGCCGACTTCGCCACCCACGGCCGCCAAAACGTCGGCGGATTGTTCGATCTTGTCGTGGATTTCCTGGCGATCGACACGCACGTGCGGCGGAGCTTCAATACCCAACTTTACGCGGCCGGGGCCGACGTTAACCACTGTGATCTTGATGTCGCCGGCAATGATGATGGATTCGCCGGGGCGCCGAGTGAGAACGAGCATGAGATGTCCCTCCTGGATGGTGCCGGCAGGTGGGTGAGGTTGGTATTGCCCCCGCCGGCGTTCCTCATTACTAGAGTCTACGACACAATTCTCCGCATCTTGCAGGCCGGACTCATTTTTCTCTCAAGTTCCGCCCTGCTGTTACCGAAACGTTACTTTCCGCCCGCCTCCGAACCGATGTCGGTTACGAGCGAAAGAAACATTAGCAATTCCAAAGCCAACATAAATATAGACGCAGGAAGAAGCCGAATGTTTCTTGTTCTGCGGAAAAAAGATACCGTTCTGCGTGTTTAGTCACACAGAACGGCGTCGAGGGGTATGTTTTTGAGGCTACAGCAAAATTATCTGGACGCCGAGCACTCAGGCGACGCACAAACACGCGCACGGAGGTTCGTGAGCGGGCACCGAAGTGCGCAGGTTGCGTCGGGCATTACTTTCCAAGCGTTGATTGGAGCGATTTCAGCCGGTCCGCTCCTTCCCCCACCTTAAAGGGATTCGGAGGAGGCATTCCGCCACCCATCCCTCCGCCACCCATTCCGCCACCACCCCCACCGGGCCACCGGTAGCCGGCCGCCTCCAGCGTTTCCTTGTTGCCTTCAAACAACTTGAGTAGCGCGTCCAGTTTGCTCTTCGCGTCCTCTTCTTTTAAGTCGTCCGCCGCTTCCAAGCCGGTGAGCAGTTCCTTGGTTTGCTTCTTCTGGTCCGCGGTCAGTTCGACCACGAGCGGTTTCTTGGTGAGCGCATCGAGCTTGTTCACGAGTTGCGCGAGCTGGAATTTGGAACTCGGCCCCCTTTGACCGCCGGGAGCGCCTCCGCCACCTCCGCCGCCACCAGGAGCACCTCCCCCTCCGCCACCACCTTTCGCCCCTCCACCTTTTCCACCCCCTCCGCCTCCGCCACCCTTCCCACCCTTTCCGCCTCCACCGCCGGGCATGCCCGGCCCACCGCCCTTCCCGCCTTTGGGGTCGCCCCCCTTCTCCTCGTCCCCGCCGGGCGCGGCAGCGGCTTGTTGGTCCGGTTTGGCCAGACTGTACGTCATGACGAGCCCGACGAGGCCGCCCCCGAGTACGAAGCCAACGATGCCGGTCGCAATTGCGACTGGCACCTTCGCGGTGAAAACTGCCATGAGCGACGTCCAATAACTGAGGGAGGAATGAACCCGCCGTCATTGAGTCCGGGGGCACTCACAAACGCAAGCTAAAAATGGAAGCGGCGTGAGACTCTCACCGACGGCTCATACCAATGCGTGCTGATCGAGACGAGAAGTGCGAGAACTCGCGCTCGATACAAACGAGCGTGTCGGTCGGGCGGCGCTATTTCTTTGACTTTTTTCCTTGCTTGGAACACGCCCCTCGCTATCGTCCGCGGGCCATCACCACTACCGAGGGATCACGGATGAACCTGCGACTCCTCTGCGCCCTTTTTGTTGCCGGAACAAGCCTGGCGCCCGTTGCGGCAGCCGAGCCTACCTCCACTCGGACCGCGACCGCACCATTGGTCGCCTTCGAGGTGCGAGTTGTCCGGGTGTACGCTGAACCCGGGGCCGTACTGAAAGCGGTAAAGCCGGAAGAAGGCGGCGTTGCGTTCCTGTCCGACGAACAACTCAAAGCCCTGTTCGCCGACGCACAATCCGATCCGCGCGCGAACATCCTCTGTACGCCGAAGGTGGTCACATCGAGCGGCGAGCCCGCAACGGTCCGGGTCGGCAGTAACCGTGAGTTCGTCACCGGGCTCGAAGCCCGGCAGGTAAAAGGCAGCGCCGTTCTGGTCCCGAAGAAGACGGTAGTCGAGCTGGGCGACGTGCTGACCGTGTGCGGGCGCGTGTCGGCCGATCGCCGGTCCGTGTCCGTATCCACGGGGTACACGAACACGAGCCTCGCAAGCGACCTCGTCCCTCTGGTCCCGGTCACGATCCAGATTCCGGCAGTGAACGGAGGCCCGGCGATCCCGTTCACCCAGTTCCTCCAGGCCCCTCAAGCACGGACCATCGCGATCGAGAAGAAGGAGCTGTCCCTACCGTCGAACGGGCACGTGGTGATTACCGGACCGGTGACGACGGTGGAGGAGCGCACCGAGTACGGCCCGCCGGTGCTCTCCAACATCCCGTACCTCGGGCGCCTGTTCAAGTCGGTCGCATACTTCAAGCGTGAAGTGCGCACGCTGCTCGTGGTGTCGGCGCGCGTGATCGAAGAACTTCCGGTCGCGCCGGCGCCTCGTTCGGTTGAGCGATAAAGGTGCCCGGCGCCCATCAAAGCCACATACTCCACCCGCTCGTTGACACTCGCGGTTCGCCCAGAAAACTCCAGGCGAACCGCGAGTGTCAACGAGCGGGTGGTGTTTCACGTACCTCCACGCACTCCGTGGCTTTGGATTGCGGGCCGTCAGAACGGTTCCGCCTCACACCTTCCACACGAGAACGGCACCGTCCGCGCCGCGAATCTGGGCGCGCCCGTCGGTCGTGAACGCGAGGGCGTTCGGCTTCGTGCCCTTTTGCGGCCACGTGCGGAGCAGTTTCCCGCTCGTCACGTCCCACAACTTCACCGCGCCGTCCTCGCCGCCAGACAGCGCACGCGAGCCGTCGGGTGCGAACGCCACGCACGTCACCCAGCCCGCGTGCCCCGGCAGGCGCCGGAGCTCCTTGCCGGTGCGGGCATCGAACAGGCGCAACTTGCCGTCGTAGCGCGAGCCGCCCAACACACGCGACTCGTCCGGCGAAACCGCGAGGACGCCGTTCGTCTGGTCGCGGAACCGGTCGGCGACCGACGGGACCGGAACCTCCACGAACTCTTCGGCCAGCGGCAGCTCCTGATCGCGTAGCGTCGCGTGCAGCGCATCGAGGCGCGACATCACCCCCGCGAGGGCGCTCGCAGCGTCTTCCTGTGCTCGGCCGATGCGCTCCAACTGCGAGAACGCGAGCCCCTGAAAGAGGCGCGGATCGTCCTCCACCGCGCGCCGGAAGTAATACCGCACCGCGACCGCCAGCAACGGGTCCACGTTCGGGTCACCGACCGGGCGCAGCACCAAGAACGCCGCGAGGGTGTTGAAGCCGCGTGCGCGCAGCTCGACACCGATTTCGTCCGCGAGCGCCCACTGCCCGCGAACAACGGCCGCCGGGTCACTGAAGTGCGCGAGGTCGCCGAGGCGCGCGGCGAGCACGTTCGGGTCCGCGTCGCCGCCGAGCACACCCGACATGCGCGCCGTGCGCAACTCGTCCAGACAGCGCGCAGCAAAGTCGGAATCGCTCGCGGCCCGGCCCTCGAATTGGGCATTCAACAGGAACAGGCGCACTTGCTCACGAAACGCCCGGTCATCGGCACGGTCCAAGAAGGCGAGCATCGAGTCGCCCGCGAGTGCAAGCTCCAGCGCGTGCCACGCACGGGCCGACGCAGCACCGAGGGCGTCGGTCACGCGCCGGCTCTGGTCGGTCAGGCGCTCGGTGAGCACGCGGGCAACGGCCGAAACACCTTCCGAAACCGCCGCCGCACCCGCGGCCCGGCACGCGGCCGCAGCCAGCGGCCCCAGAGCCAACAGTGACACGCGCGAAACCAGGTTCATTCGGATCACTCCCTGCAACCCCAATACCCGCAACAACCGCGAGCGCGGTTCCGGCACCATTAGGGGACGCCCAAGAACGACCACCGGTTCGTGTCATCCTGTCCCGACAGGTCCGATTGTGCGGATTGTGCGGATTGCGCCAATGAACTGAAACTCCGGTATCGGCTCAATACTTGCTGTGGGCGGTTCGGGCGTGGCGCAAGTAACAGGTGTAGCGTTGCGGAAGCCTGAAAATTCAGGCGAAATTCGCTCCCGTGTGGGTCCGGTGGTGGGAAATACTGGATATTTCCAGGGAAATTGCGTTGTCTTGTTGACAACCAACTGCAAAACCCCTTAGTTTTCAAGCAGTTTCGGATTTTCCCCTCACCCGTGTTGGAGTGCTGTCATGGCAAAGGCTGCGAAGGCCGCCCCGAAAAAGGCGGCGAAGAAGGCGATGACGAAGTCGCAACTCGTCGGTCACCTCGCGGAGAAGACGGAACTGACCAAAAAGCAGATCGAAGCCGTGCTGGGCGCGATCGTCGACACGGTCACGGAACAACTCAGTTCGAGCGGCCCGAAGAAGTTCGTGTTCCCTGGTCTGGCCCGCATGTCGCTGACGCAAGTCAAGTCGCGGCCGGGCGGCGAAGTGAAGAAGAACCCACTCAACGG
This region of Gemmata massiliana genomic DNA includes:
- a CDS encoding alpha/beta hydrolase family protein; its protein translation is MRLSLAGFGILVMTVVATPAALPPPDKLPSVAEFPDVLAMRDGTKITSKKDWEEKRRPELKELFQHYMYGRYPHLTEPVKVVVTEKVLFEDTQALGGAGTLREVEVSFSESQWPKIYLLIATPNGKVPAACFVGPNFGGNHLLTSHEKVRIPTAWVPANYPGVEKGTNKATAAGRGKQASTWPLQQIVEKGYAVATFYCGDIQPDRPDVREGMRATLPVYKGDAPLDETATVMWWAWGCHRAVDFLVTDKSIDAKRLAVVGHSRLGKTALLAGAFDDRIAVVIPHQSGCGGAGPSRSKNEKAETVKRITTAFPHWFCGHFRAFGSDTTKIPFDQHALVAICAPRPVLLTNAEDDQWANPSGQFDVLTAAAPAYKLYGDTKPVADKMPEQGKLSDDRLGYFIRAGKHSMTPDDWKAFTQFADKWLK
- a CDS encoding DUF1800 domain-containing protein, encoding MAEALPSDLAKVDPREAWAPWKPANGEWNRKWVAHLFRRAGFGATPAETDKALAEGLNKTLSHFMTGDADAADRLELLTETGKYYTEPVSLRVWWLYAMTEGGYPLREKLALFWHNHFATSYAKVRSTKLMYEQNVTIRKHALGKFRPFLLDMSRDTAMLVWLDSNRNVKGAPNENYAREVMELFSLGVGNYTEKDIQEAARALTGWHHDAEVLKFEFNHELHDEGNKTVFGKMGKWTGEDVVRLCCDQQACAQFLVSKLYSFLVSETPPPKALLAPLADQFRKSDYDIAALVKTILGSRLFFSEHAYHKCVKWPVECALGAVRSAVGERIPLSDVVDPLAKMGQALFAPPNVKGWRTGTDWLNSATLLARNNFAEKVAVGEWSRNGRPRPQQQFGFVAEPTKVDAPPSEPAPPPAPEAKHDICTAIFAANPKDIAAVVKQMSTLLYGEAAAPAQVKKLETFLLTPGPAAGAAPAAPKGPKPKSKGPTPPEAKSADGPKAKSEPDPKPKKAEPPKPLDPKDVKLDSPEFKARVREAYHAMMCLPEYQLN
- a CDS encoding HU family DNA-binding protein; this encodes MAKAAKAAPKKAAKKAMTKSQLVGHLAEKTELTKKQIEAVLGAIVDTVTEQLSSSGPKKFVFPGLARMSLTQVKSRPGGEVKKNPLNGKEYTTKARPAFNKVNIRPIKAIKSALA
- a CDS encoding DUF1501 domain-containing protein gives rise to the protein MSTRRDFLKTTLGTSSLLAVGGVVPEFLASTARAAEKEDKKKDTVLVVIELTGGNDGLNTVAPYGDDLYHKARPTLAFGKKEVQKLDDYHGLHPRMNELKRLYDEKRLAVLQGVGYPNPDRSHFESMDIWQLADPKRGHTSGWLARSIPGMSIKDAGVPGMYLGNERLPVAMQGADGGVISLADRASFKLQLTGNQANRKALIEDLNGEKDTGKADLAAFVRKRQLQTYTSLKKIDDALREAGGSGQGRTNEFVGGRVVQRDPDDLNTLGGKLGLVGRLIQKGLGTRLYYVQLGGFDTHSGQAEMHGKLLGELSSAIGNFFNGLQAEHSERVAVMTYSEFGRRVKENGSRGTDHGSGSCMFLAGSQVVGGLVGKHPSLSDLTDGDIKYHTDFRRVYATLLDDWLEVDSRGVLDDKFEKLPLIDRKKKAPAGSGPSKSGNALPPGAIPDDAPLPGAGAPPVKEDVPPPMEKM
- a CDS encoding YHS domain-containing protein; protein product: MLTAILLVVSCVISDHPVGHFEPAPSDQCDPAKTVAPKEALQPFNLLVGSWKGSGMPEGTKEERAAGAWEETVAWEWKFKDQDAWLAVTFKKGKHFTKGELRYTPDKDAKATAPRFTLTLTAADKSTATFVGGLTDKDKVLTLARTDGPATEDQRLVFSLLHSNRHLYRLETRPAGTTVAYSKKYQVGATKEGEPFAATTKGPECIVSGGLGTMKVSYKGKDYWVCCSGCRDEFKENPEKYTKEAEAKAKKQ
- a CDS encoding type II and III secretion system protein yields the protein MNLRLLCALFVAGTSLAPVAAAEPTSTRTATAPLVAFEVRVVRVYAEPGAVLKAVKPEEGGVAFLSDEQLKALFADAQSDPRANILCTPKVVTSSGEPATVRVGSNREFVTGLEARQVKGSAVLVPKKTVVELGDVLTVCGRVSADRRSVSVSTGYTNTSLASDLVPLVPVTIQIPAVNGGPAIPFTQFLQAPQARTIAIEKKELSLPSNGHVVITGPVTTVEERTEYGPPVLSNIPYLGRLFKSVAYFKREVRTLLVVSARVIEELPVAPAPRSVER